The Armatimonadota bacterium genome window below encodes:
- a CDS encoding Gfo/Idh/MocA family oxidoreductase — protein sequence MKPTKVGIIGCGNISGIYFQAGRTFEILDIVASADIIPERAKAKAEEYGCGAITVEDVLADPSIEIIINLTIPIAHASVAQKAVEAGKSVYNEKPLTITREDGRKLLDTAKAKGVLVGCAPDTFMGGGIQTCRKLIDDGWIGKPIGATAFMMCHGHEGWHPDPEFYYKAGGGPMFDMGPYYLTALVNLMGPVKRVTGATRITFPERVIGSEPKRGQVIKVDVPTHVVGVMDFASGAVGNIITTFDVWAAELPRIEIYGTEGTLSVPDPNSFGGPVRVRREGANEWSDVPLTHGYAENSRGVGVADMAYSIRSGRPHRASGDLAYHVLDVMHAFHDASNQGKHIMLESTVAQPAPLPLGLRHGTLDE from the coding sequence ATGAAACCAACCAAAGTCGGCATCATCGGATGTGGAAACATATCGGGCATCTACTTCCAGGCCGGGCGTACGTTCGAGATTCTGGACATCGTCGCATCTGCCGACATAATCCCGGAGCGCGCGAAGGCCAAAGCGGAGGAGTACGGGTGTGGGGCGATCACCGTTGAGGATGTGCTTGCCGATCCGAGCATTGAGATCATCATCAACCTGACCATCCCGATCGCGCACGCGTCGGTCGCGCAGAAGGCTGTCGAGGCCGGAAAGAGCGTCTACAACGAGAAGCCGCTCACGATTACTCGTGAGGACGGACGCAAGCTGCTCGATACCGCGAAGGCGAAGGGCGTACTGGTGGGATGCGCGCCGGACACCTTCATGGGCGGCGGAATCCAGACCTGTCGGAAGCTCATCGACGACGGATGGATCGGCAAACCGATCGGCGCGACGGCGTTCATGATGTGCCATGGCCACGAGGGTTGGCATCCCGATCCCGAGTTCTACTACAAGGCCGGCGGCGGCCCGATGTTCGACATGGGTCCGTACTACCTCACCGCGCTCGTGAACCTCATGGGCCCGGTGAAGCGGGTTACCGGCGCGACCCGCATCACCTTCCCCGAGCGCGTCATCGGGAGCGAGCCGAAGCGCGGTCAGGTCATCAAGGTGGACGTGCCAACGCACGTCGTCGGCGTCATGGACTTCGCCAGCGGGGCGGTCGGCAACATCATCACCACGTTCGATGTCTGGGCGGCCGAGCTTCCGCGGATCGAGATCTACGGCACCGAGGGCACCCTCAGCGTCCCCGACCCGAACAGCTTCGGCGGACCGGTCCGCGTGAGGCGCGAAGGCGCGAATGAGTGGAGCGATGTGCCGCTGACTCACGGCTACGCGGAGAACAGCAGAGGCGTCGGCGTCGCGGACATGGCGTATTCCATCCGAAGCGGCAGACCGCACCGCGCTAGCGGCGACCTGGCATACCACGTGCTCGACGTCATGCATGCGTTCCACGACGCGTCAAACCAGGGCAAGCACATAATGCTCGAGAGTACCGTCGCGCAGCCCGCACCTCTCCCGCTCGGGCTCCGGCACGGCACGCTGGACGAATAG
- a CDS encoding DsrE family protein, with translation MNYDVILIGQPGLGAGDMQLGGLLLANFLRLLGERDDNPEYVILWNEGVRVAVEGSNWINHLKKLEEQGVKIVCCQTCIEFLGLEGQIAVGVIGNMPGIQEILF, from the coding sequence ATGAACTACGACGTGATTCTGATCGGACAGCCGGGGCTTGGTGCAGGCGATATGCAGCTCGGTGGGCTGCTGCTGGCGAACTTCCTGCGGCTGCTGGGTGAGCGCGACGACAATCCCGAGTATGTCATCCTCTGGAACGAGGGCGTGCGCGTCGCGGTCGAGGGCTCGAACTGGATCAACCACCTCAAGAAGCTCGAGGAGCAGGGCGTGAAGATCGTCTGCTGCCAGACATGCATCGAGTTCCTCGGCCTCGAGGGACAGATCGCTGTCGGCGTGATCGGCAACATGCCCGGCATTCAGGAGATTCTGTTT
- a CDS encoding DUF4091 domain-containing protein has product MRELLVLIVLLTALCHTQAADIVKNPLFLDVLPDKTPANWQFFSEGTGTGRCELVTKGSTRLVKVTRDTGGDYTGVRQRLDGYQVDPTKDYCISGAYGSQVDGLAHPCVYYLNENGQFLGAYEFTLSAARDEQGFKRRFRPHPDTRHFEIQLRAQGKQGEVRFYRCNLWEGNHSDRIMKLKDLAAKMPVSGEAARYAVLNPGTNLRVTVLGDTGAEVYADYGDLSQFLSYHPRIPVTVDGETLDPIVLVYGLPTLWKRLCETGREKHTLEVTAPSDGPSFPLLVGIRPAEGVRLKPLSVEFGGWENGNFSAKAQWIGDSEKLIAEDIDLATAEAMQSLNNHGTSPYIVESSLMKPVRGDIVRRYILGTEKPSWGINLRAAQGESEACQVVILPDANGKAEVSDVECTGLTSPAGRKISSSAVHVYRVGYVDAPWGERIPDPLFPDLKQGGPTDPVVLLVEIRAPKAIVPRNYHGHLTMTVNGKATEVPIRLTVRGFAVPQENHLKTCFWFFRGQIRRHYGMDRDPKWEEYRPYLDMSLRYRLTPVDCNEGNVEPLFQVYRESDGTFSIDWTEFDRFAEYILARGANVLHLAPTQWFAYWFSDKLKGAYNPETFTDRATGKVETFAYPYLSDEHKKMLQWYLRGACDHFEKKGWLKYAYLQPFDEVGENPEVLSILKTCEEADPRVKILMDVLRPGDSKAMTDVIDIWCPLSPNLPGGGFDQVRREGDEVWWYVCIGPKKPYANLFTNWSMVEHRQLFWQSWKYDAEGLLYWGINFWNWWGTEKPYDRQIAWPAGSWTSSTTSQDTVGDGYFIYPGPSGPLPSLRLQAILDGIEDYEYLWLLNDLVKKAEAKGVPASQLSEAKRLLAVPESFCKSLTEYSLDPRDLASLREQVAAEIERLSRKPR; this is encoded by the coding sequence ATGCGAGAACTGCTGGTCCTGATCGTTTTGCTGACTGCTCTCTGCCATACGCAGGCGGCCGATATCGTGAAGAACCCTCTATTCCTCGACGTGCTCCCGGACAAGACGCCCGCGAACTGGCAGTTCTTCTCCGAGGGAACGGGCACAGGCCGATGTGAACTGGTCACCAAGGGATCGACACGTCTGGTCAAGGTCACACGCGATACGGGCGGTGACTACACCGGAGTCAGGCAGCGGCTCGATGGGTACCAGGTCGATCCCACGAAGGACTACTGCATCTCCGGCGCGTACGGCAGTCAGGTGGACGGCCTTGCGCATCCCTGCGTCTACTACCTCAACGAAAACGGGCAGTTCCTCGGAGCCTATGAGTTCACCCTCTCCGCCGCCCGCGATGAGCAGGGCTTCAAGAGGCGGTTCCGACCGCATCCGGATACCAGGCACTTCGAGATTCAGCTTCGGGCGCAGGGCAAGCAGGGCGAGGTACGCTTCTACCGCTGTAACCTCTGGGAAGGGAACCACTCGGACCGCATCATGAAGCTGAAGGACCTGGCTGCCAAGATGCCGGTCTCCGGCGAGGCAGCCCGATACGCCGTCCTGAACCCCGGCACGAACTTACGGGTCACGGTTCTGGGTGACACAGGAGCGGAGGTGTATGCTGACTACGGCGATCTCAGCCAGTTCCTGAGCTACCATCCTCGCATACCAGTCACCGTCGACGGAGAAACCCTGGACCCGATCGTCCTAGTCTATGGGCTGCCCACGCTATGGAAGCGCCTCTGTGAGACAGGCCGGGAGAAACACACGCTCGAAGTCACCGCGCCTAGCGATGGCCCCAGCTTCCCGCTTCTAGTCGGCATCAGACCCGCCGAGGGAGTACGCCTCAAGCCGCTCTCCGTCGAGTTCGGCGGATGGGAGAACGGCAACTTCTCTGCGAAGGCACAGTGGATCGGCGATTCGGAGAAGCTGATCGCCGAGGACATCGACCTCGCCACCGCCGAGGCGATGCAGTCGCTAAACAACCATGGCACGAGCCCGTACATCGTCGAGAGCAGCCTCATGAAGCCGGTGAGAGGCGACATCGTCCGCCGATACATCCTTGGGACCGAGAAGCCGTCATGGGGCATAAACCTTCGGGCCGCGCAGGGCGAGTCAGAGGCGTGCCAGGTCGTTATCCTGCCGGATGCGAACGGCAAGGCCGAGGTATCTGACGTCGAGTGCACCGGCCTCACCAGCCCCGCAGGGAGGAAGATCAGTTCCTCCGCCGTCCATGTATACCGCGTCGGATATGTCGATGCTCCCTGGGGCGAACGAATCCCCGATCCGCTGTTCCCCGATCTCAAGCAAGGCGGTCCGACAGACCCTGTCGTCCTCCTGGTCGAGATTCGCGCCCCCAAGGCGATCGTCCCACGCAACTACCACGGCCACCTGACTATGACGGTCAACGGCAAGGCGACAGAGGTTCCTATCCGGCTGACCGTCCGGGGCTTCGCTGTTCCGCAGGAAAATCATCTGAAGACGTGCTTCTGGTTCTTCCGCGGACAGATCAGGCGCCACTACGGCATGGACCGCGATCCCAAGTGGGAGGAGTACCGCCCGTACCTCGACATGTCGCTGAGGTATCGGCTCACTCCGGTCGACTGCAATGAGGGGAACGTCGAGCCGCTCTTCCAGGTCTACCGGGAGTCCGACGGCACGTTCTCGATCGACTGGACCGAGTTCGACCGGTTCGCGGAGTACATACTTGCCCGGGGAGCGAACGTGCTGCACCTCGCGCCGACTCAGTGGTTCGCCTACTGGTTCAGCGACAAGCTGAAGGGCGCGTACAACCCGGAGACGTTCACCGATCGGGCGACCGGCAAGGTCGAGACGTTCGCCTACCCCTACCTCTCCGACGAGCACAAGAAGATGCTCCAGTGGTATCTCCGCGGGGCCTGCGACCATTTCGAGAAGAAGGGATGGCTGAAGTACGCCTATCTCCAGCCGTTCGACGAGGTGGGCGAGAACCCGGAGGTCTTGAGCATCCTCAAGACGTGCGAAGAGGCCGATCCGCGAGTCAAGATCCTCATGGACGTCCTGCGCCCCGGCGACTCGAAGGCGATGACCGACGTGATCGACATCTGGTGCCCGCTCTCGCCGAACCTCCCGGGCGGCGGGTTCGATCAGGTGCGCAGAGAGGGAGACGAGGTCTGGTGGTACGTTTGCATCGGCCCTAAGAAGCCGTATGCGAACCTCTTCACTAACTGGTCAATGGTGGAGCACCGGCAGCTCTTTTGGCAGTCGTGGAAGTATGACGCAGAGGGCCTGCTCTACTGGGGCATCAACTTCTGGAACTGGTGGGGAACGGAGAAGCCGTACGACAGGCAGATCGCCTGGCCCGCCGGAAGTTGGACATCCTCGACCACGAGCCAGGACACGGTCGGCGACGGGTACTTCATCTATCCCGGGCCGAGCGGCCCCCTGCCCTCGCTCCGTCTCCAGGCGATCCTCGACGGCATCGAGGACTACGAGTACCTCTGGCTGCTCAACGATCTGGTGAAGAAGGCCGAGGCCAAAGGCGTCCCGGCATCCCAGTTGAGCGAGGCCAAGCGGCTGCTCGCGGTGCCGGAGAGCTTCTGCAAGTCGCTCACCGAGTATTCCCTTGACCCGAGGGACCTGGCCTCCCTCCGAGAGCAGGTGGCGGCCGAGATCGAGCGGCTGAGCCGCAAGCCGAGGTGA
- a CDS encoding beta-galactosidase, producing the protein MIRLSIALIVAAGVVSTAYCADRSEYGGYKGVTSKATGFFRVEQTSGRWWCFDPTGAAFYAVGTDHCNYNVHWCESLGYAPYARNVREKFSDDESAWAKSATDRLKQWGFNALGANNSPSTRGRGLAYMGFLGMGSEYAGKDSIVPKVHWTGYPNVFNPAFLKHCEEKAQKECAPSKDDPWLFGWFIDNELEWFGKDGSDTGVATEAIKCPAANEGKKALVGVLKKKYPTIEKLNAAWGTSLNSWDDALASVEWKEQANEAVIADKIEFLRLCAEKYFSITTAAIRKADPNHMILGCRFAGNAPPVWDIAGKYCDIVSFNIYGQVDLDKLVPIGLEETLSKWHGECKRPMMVTEWSFPALDAGLPSVHGAGMRVRTQADKAKCFEVYQKTFFALPFMVGSDYFMWVDEPALGIHPNFPEDSNYGLVDVNDDVWEIFTEAVARVNPLAYDIHSGKTADVGIRTIDASDDGKRLALQVANSGALPARTLLRVTVDDKKYTRVIRLGPGASLDVGLRVSLAPGAHYVRAEADPGGRLVEVNLGDNKFSRFVHVPPPAGQFPGVGIAEIGVYSIDARIADPEEKQMRVVSVPLSALVAVMPVPVKPRGLRVVYGDGKTVQAEILDLDRSGDVTAADQLVFAAQTWLGACITYRVELCDPEDRDAARLIEAQSMDSVGRGSGDLRMTVSRWNPRLVDSIRLGDTEIGSLDAMIQQSAGGTWWQRPNASEEVRSWTGSLCQRWEVTLSNDVPKDAVSGPFGYQTTYAIESQPGSQWFTAQFLSLKNTDSRPWKLGSYFYHPNSAIGGSSDGDEPDPPGISGTAAWTDNEVGASYGIVGRPSSGLEVYFWKDADGNEHSDARVKVGKMLRPGETYEKPGVPVYLFCARTKDHPQPWLAMEDEINSLPKWEVFGTTAGR; encoded by the coding sequence ATGATAAGGCTCTCGATCGCCCTGATAGTCGCTGCTGGTGTAGTCTCCACCGCATACTGTGCTGACCGTTCGGAGTACGGCGGATACAAGGGCGTGACATCAAAGGCGACCGGCTTCTTCCGCGTCGAACAGACAAGCGGTCGCTGGTGGTGCTTCGATCCGACCGGGGCCGCTTTCTATGCCGTCGGCACCGACCATTGCAACTATAATGTCCACTGGTGTGAATCGCTTGGATACGCCCCCTACGCCCGAAACGTCCGCGAGAAGTTCAGCGACGACGAATCTGCCTGGGCGAAGTCGGCGACCGACCGCTTGAAGCAGTGGGGGTTCAACGCCCTCGGCGCGAACAACTCGCCGTCGACGCGTGGCAGGGGACTCGCCTACATGGGCTTCCTCGGGATGGGCTCGGAGTATGCCGGCAAGGATTCCATCGTGCCGAAAGTCCACTGGACCGGCTATCCGAACGTCTTCAACCCAGCGTTCTTGAAGCACTGCGAGGAGAAGGCGCAGAAGGAATGCGCGCCGAGCAAGGATGATCCGTGGCTCTTCGGTTGGTTCATAGACAACGAGCTCGAGTGGTTCGGCAAGGACGGCTCGGACACCGGAGTCGCCACCGAGGCGATCAAGTGTCCTGCGGCGAATGAAGGCAAGAAGGCGCTGGTCGGCGTGCTCAAGAAGAAGTACCCGACCATCGAGAAGCTGAACGCTGCGTGGGGCACGTCGCTCAATAGCTGGGACGACGCCCTGGCCTCGGTGGAATGGAAGGAGCAGGCGAATGAGGCGGTCATTGCCGACAAGATCGAGTTCCTGCGGCTCTGCGCCGAGAAATACTTCTCCATCACCACCGCCGCCATCCGCAAGGCCGATCCGAACCACATGATCCTTGGCTGCCGGTTCGCGGGCAACGCGCCGCCCGTCTGGGACATCGCGGGCAAGTACTGCGACATCGTGAGCTTCAACATCTACGGCCAGGTTGATCTCGACAAGCTGGTCCCGATCGGCCTGGAGGAGACGCTCTCCAAGTGGCACGGCGAGTGCAAGCGCCCGATGATGGTCACAGAGTGGAGCTTCCCGGCGCTCGATGCGGGCCTGCCGTCGGTCCACGGCGCGGGTATGAGAGTCCGCACCCAGGCCGACAAGGCGAAGTGCTTCGAGGTCTACCAGAAGACGTTCTTCGCCCTGCCGTTCATGGTCGGGAGCGACTACTTCATGTGGGTGGACGAGCCCGCGCTCGGCATCCATCCGAACTTCCCGGAGGACAGCAACTACGGCCTGGTGGACGTGAACGACGATGTCTGGGAGATCTTCACCGAGGCCGTCGCCCGCGTGAATCCTCTCGCGTACGACATCCACTCCGGCAAGACCGCCGATGTCGGAATCAGAACCATCGACGCATCCGATGACGGCAAGCGGCTGGCACTTCAGGTCGCGAACTCGGGCGCGCTCCCTGCGAGGACACTGCTTCGCGTCACCGTTGACGATAAGAAGTACACCAGGGTGATCCGCCTCGGCCCCGGCGCGTCCTTGGATGTGGGGCTGCGCGTCTCGCTCGCCCCCGGCGCGCACTATGTCCGTGCCGAAGCGGACCCGGGCGGCAGACTCGTTGAGGTCAACCTCGGCGACAACAAGTTTTCGCGATTCGTCCATGTCCCCCCGCCTGCGGGACAGTTTCCCGGCGTGGGCATCGCCGAGATCGGCGTGTACTCCATTGATGCCCGAATCGCCGATCCCGAGGAGAAGCAGATGCGCGTGGTATCCGTTCCGCTGTCTGCCCTCGTAGCCGTCATGCCCGTCCCTGTAAAGCCGCGGGGTCTCCGAGTCGTGTACGGAGACGGGAAGACGGTGCAGGCCGAGATACTCGATCTCGACCGTTCCGGGGATGTCACGGCGGCCGATCAACTGGTGTTCGCGGCTCAAACCTGGCTTGGAGCCTGCATAACCTATCGCGTGGAGCTGTGCGATCCCGAGGACAGAGATGCAGCCCGGTTGATCGAGGCGCAGAGCATGGACTCCGTCGGTAGGGGTTCGGGCGACTTGCGCATGACCGTGTCTCGATGGAATCCGCGACTTGTGGACTCGATCAGGCTCGGCGACACGGAGATCGGCTCCCTAGACGCTATGATCCAGCAGAGCGCGGGGGGCACGTGGTGGCAGAGGCCGAACGCCTCCGAGGAAGTGCGGAGTTGGACGGGCAGCCTGTGTCAGCGTTGGGAGGTCACGCTCTCAAACGATGTGCCTAAGGACGCAGTGTCCGGCCCGTTCGGTTACCAGACGACCTATGCGATCGAGTCTCAACCCGGCTCGCAGTGGTTCACCGCGCAGTTCCTGTCGCTCAAGAACACCGACTCCCGTCCGTGGAAGCTCGGCAGCTACTTCTACCATCCAAACTCGGCAATCGGCGGGAGCAGCGACGGCGACGAGCCCGACCCACCGGGCATCAGCGGCACGGCGGCTTGGACGGACAACGAAGTCGGCGCGTCATACGGAATCGTGGGCAGGCCGTCGTCCGGCCTCGAGGTCTACTTCTGGAAGGATGCTGACGGCAACGAGCACTCGGACGCGCGGGTGAAGGTGGGTAAGATGCTCAGGCCGGGCGAGACGTACGAGAAGCCCGGGGTGCCCGTCTACCTCTTCTGCGCCCGGACGAAGGACCATCCCCAGCCGTGGCTCGCGATGGAGGATGAGATCAACAGCCTGCCCAAGTGGGAAGTGTTTGGAACAACCGCCGGCCGGTGA
- a CDS encoding peptidylprolyl isomerase encodes MVKASSGNRVKVDYTGRLDDGTVFDSSEGREPLEFTLGEGQVIPGFDDGVTGMEIGATKTITIPSDKAYGPHDDDLVAEIDLTSFPPDCELAVGDMLRLQQPDGQEIAATVTDITEKTVTLDANHPLAGQNLTFDVTLVEIA; translated from the coding sequence ATGGTAAAGGCCAGTAGCGGCAATAGAGTAAAGGTAGACTACACCGGCAGGCTCGACGACGGCACGGTGTTCGACTCATCCGAGGGGCGCGAACCCCTGGAGTTCACCCTCGGCGAGGGACAGGTGATCCCCGGATTTGATGACGGCGTGACCGGCATGGAGATCGGCGCGACGAAGACGATCACGATTCCGTCAGATAAAGCATACGGCCCGCACGATGATGACCTCGTAGCGGAGATAGACCTGACCTCGTTCCCGCCGGACTGCGAGCTGGCCGTGGGAGACATGCTGCGACTCCAGCAGCCCGACGGTCAGGAGATCGCGGCGACGGTGACCGACATCACGGAGAAGACCGTGACGCTGGACGCGAATCACCCGCTGGCGGGGCAGAACCTCACGTTCGACGTGACGCTGGTGGAGATAGCGTAA
- a CDS encoding ThuA domain-containing protein produces MKRALMVWGGWDGHEPKQCVEAVAPVLQANGFETIISDTMDSYTDADLMGSIDLVVPCWTMGEISGEQSNGLLQAVRGGVGIAGWHGGMGDSFRNNTGYQFMVGGQWVEHPGGIIDYTVDITKPSDPIVAGLGSFKMKSEQYYMHTDPGNEVLATTTVSGDTYPWVAGTVMPAVWKRMYGAGKVFYMSLGHVASDFQVPEVMEIIRRGAIWAAK; encoded by the coding sequence ATGAAGCGGGCGTTGATGGTCTGGGGCGGATGGGACGGCCATGAGCCGAAGCAGTGCGTGGAGGCGGTCGCTCCTGTTCTGCAGGCGAACGGTTTCGAGACGATCATCTCGGACACGATGGATTCCTACACGGACGCCGATCTGATGGGTTCGATAGATCTTGTCGTCCCCTGCTGGACGATGGGCGAGATCTCGGGCGAGCAGTCGAACGGACTCCTGCAGGCAGTCCGAGGGGGTGTCGGCATCGCGGGCTGGCACGGCGGGATGGGCGACTCGTTCCGCAACAACACCGGCTACCAGTTCATGGTCGGCGGCCAGTGGGTCGAGCACCCCGGCGGGATCATTGACTACACGGTGGATATCACCAAGCCGTCGGACCCGATCGTGGCGGGGCTGGGCAGCTTCAAGATGAAGTCCGAGCAGTACTACATGCACACCGACCCGGGCAACGAGGTGTTGGCGACGACGACCGTGAGCGGCGACACCTATCCGTGGGTCGCGGGCACTGTCATGCCGGCGGTCTGGAAGCGCATGTACGGCGCGGGCAAGGTCTTCTACATGTCGCTCGGCCATGTGGCATCGGATTTCCAGGTACCCGAGGTGATGGAGATCATCAGGCGCGGCGCGATCTGGGCGGCGAAGTAA
- a CDS encoding family 20 glycosylhydrolase, translating into MTEGADLHLAPIPKRLSPRQGTFIWTDTDPKRYIKLEADQPQTLVAAARKTGLPWEITASPRASRGQTGLIIRLDASRGIRTEGYKLIIRPERIEIAASDPAGAFYGACTLAQIVRQWRQTTPRSTLPRGGNFELPCLTISDWPDFPTRGVMLDISRDKVPTMETLYHLVDLLAEWKINQFQLYTEHTFAYLSHPTVWENADPMTGEQIMALDMYCRERFIELVPNQNSFGHMERWLKHDKYRPISEAPYGCDTAWGRFDNPFSLCPTDRRSLPLVKGLYEELLPHFTSGMFNVGCDETVDLGRGRSDKACEERGTGRVYLDFLLEIYKLVQAHGKTMQFWGDIIIKHPELIPELPKDAVTLEWGYEADHPFADHGAKFAASGIPFYVAPGTSSWNTIAGRTENAIGNITSACRNGLKLGAIGVLNTDWGDFGHWQPLSVSYLGFMVGAMASWNARADVKKGLAETLSLHAFGDPTGKAGRAFYDLGNVYLCFKKKTFNSTVPWQMLFRELRETKWSEDLRAAEFQAMEKRLEEIETAFEGDGMTSLDAETVREEVDQVIRMLRLGSAVGKWKLGGRVPKDLDARIEEVKLEHELVWLMRNRPGGLHDSEKKIKAGQEMKS; encoded by the coding sequence ATGACAGAAGGCGCCGATCTTCACCTCGCCCCCATACCGAAGAGGCTGTCGCCTAGACAGGGGACATTCATATGGACTGACACAGACCCGAAGCGGTATATCAAGCTCGAGGCGGATCAGCCGCAGACGCTCGTCGCCGCTGCCAGGAAGACCGGACTGCCGTGGGAGATCACTGCAAGCCCGAGGGCTTCGAGAGGACAGACCGGGCTGATCATCAGGCTCGACGCGAGCCGAGGCATCCGAACCGAGGGGTACAAGCTGATCATACGACCCGAGAGGATCGAGATCGCGGCATCCGATCCCGCCGGCGCGTTCTACGGGGCGTGTACGCTGGCGCAGATAGTGAGGCAGTGGCGGCAGACCACTCCCCGGTCCACCCTGCCTCGGGGAGGGAACTTTGAGCTTCCCTGCCTGACAATCTCCGACTGGCCGGACTTCCCCACGCGAGGCGTGATGCTCGACATCAGCCGGGACAAAGTGCCGACGATGGAGACACTCTACCATCTCGTGGACCTGCTGGCCGAGTGGAAGATCAATCAGTTTCAGCTCTACACTGAGCACACGTTCGCCTACCTCTCCCACCCTACGGTCTGGGAGAACGCCGACCCGATGACCGGCGAGCAGATCATGGCGCTCGACATGTACTGCCGGGAGCGCTTCATCGAACTGGTGCCGAACCAGAACTCGTTCGGCCACATGGAGCGCTGGCTCAAGCACGACAAGTATCGTCCCATTTCGGAAGCGCCGTACGGGTGCGACACGGCATGGGGACGCTTCGACAACCCATTCAGTCTCTGCCCGACCGACCGGCGCAGCCTGCCGCTGGTCAAGGGGCTCTACGAGGAACTGCTGCCCCACTTCACAAGCGGGATGTTCAACGTCGGCTGCGACGAGACCGTTGACCTCGGGCGCGGGCGGAGCGACAAGGCCTGCGAGGAGCGCGGAACCGGGCGAGTGTACCTGGATTTCCTGTTGGAGATCTACAAGCTGGTGCAGGCGCACGGCAAGACGATGCAGTTCTGGGGCGACATCATCATCAAGCACCCGGAACTGATTCCCGAGCTGCCGAAGGACGCCGTCACTCTCGAGTGGGGCTACGAGGCCGACCACCCGTTCGCAGACCATGGGGCGAAGTTCGCCGCGTCGGGCATACCGTTCTATGTCGCGCCGGGCACGTCGAGCTGGAATACGATCGCGGGGCGGACTGAGAACGCGATCGGGAACATCACGAGCGCCTGTCGGAACGGCCTCAAGCTCGGAGCGATCGGCGTGCTGAACACCGACTGGGGCGACTTCGGACACTGGCAGCCGCTCTCGGTCTCCTACCTTGGGTTCATGGTCGGCGCGATGGCCTCGTGGAACGCCAGGGCCGACGTGAAGAAGGGCCTCGCCGAAACGCTCTCCCTGCACGCATTCGGCGACCCGACCGGCAAGGCTGGCCGCGCCTTCTACGACTTGGGCAACGTGTACCTGTGCTTCAAGAAGAAGACGTTCAATTCGACCGTGCCCTGGCAGATGCTCTTCCGCGAGTTGAGGGAAACGAAGTGGTCCGAAGACCTTAGGGCCGCTGAGTTCCAGGCGATGGAGAAGCGGCTGGAGGAGATCGAGACGGCGTTCGAGGGCGACGGTATGACCTCGCTGGACGCCGAGACCGTGCGCGAGGAGGTCGATCAGGTGATCCGGATGCTCAGGCTGGGGTCGGCGGTCGGCAAGTGGAAGCTCGGCGGCCGCGTACCGAAGGACCTCGATGCGAGGATCGAGGAAGTGAAGCTGGAGCACGAACTCGTCTGGCTGATGCGCAACCGGCCCGGAGGACTGCACGACAGCGAGAAGAAGATCAAGGCAGGGCAAGAGATGAAGAGTTAG